A single window of Venturia canescens isolate UGA chromosome 3, ASM1945775v1, whole genome shotgun sequence DNA harbors:
- the LOC122407432 gene encoding ribonuclease Oy-like → MIRAKLIKGLFLLFLIFVVVADGRRGSRHRKYKRALKSTKFDVLIFTQHWPQTVCYRWKEVSPKNECAMPSDEEWSIHGLWPIKYHAIGPFYCNESMPFNFAALQPIELELEKKWMDVEKGKNAHSFWIYEWEKHGTCAAVLEPLNSELKYFKEGLALLDQYDMKHVLAKAMIMPGQAYNVQKILDGVKEVLGKTALVQCIINPKTHERYLFEIRICFDKKLNLVDCDGIPGYPTNCSHKKDVIYPGQVPTDYTGVMVHG, encoded by the exons ATGATCCGCGCCAAATTGATCAAAGGACTTTTTCTgcttttcttgatttttgttgttgtcgCTGATGG ACGAAGAGGAAGTCGTCacagaaaatataaaagagCTTTGAAATCGACGAAATTCGATGTTCTTATATTTACCCAACATTGGCCCCAGACAGTATGCTACAGATGGAAAGAAGTATCGCCAAAGAACGAGTGCGCGATGCCCAGCGACGAGGAATGGTCTATTCACGGTTTATGGCCAATCAAGTACCATGCAATTGGTCCATTCTACTGCAACGAGAGCATGCCATTCAACTTCGCAGCACTCCAGCCAATTGAACtcgaattggagaaaaaatggatgGATGTTGAAAAGGGCAAAAATGCTCACTCATTTTGGATTTACGAATGGGAAAAACATGGCACTTGCGCTGCTGTTTTAGAACCTTTAAACTCAGAGCTCAAGTATTTTAAGGAAGGACTTGCGCTTCTCGACCAATACGACATGAAACATGTGCTTGCCAAGGCCATGATTATGCCTGGTCAAGCGTACAATGTTCAAAAGATTCTTGACGGTGTCAAGGAAGTTTTGGGGAAAACCGCCCTAGTACAATGCATCATCAATCCC AAAACTCATGAAAGATACTTGTTCGAAATAAGAATATGTTTCGACAAGAAATTGAATCTCGTTGATTGTGATGGAATTCCCGGATATCCGACAAATTGTTCCCACAAAAAGGACGTTATTTATCCTGGCCAAGTGCCAACAGATTACACTGGCGTCATGGTTCATGGATAA
- the LOC122407429 gene encoding ATP-binding cassette sub-family G member 1-like: MTLNEMASESWSFGNERKKPEIDIEFNDLTYTVPNGRKSSKLILRGVSGQFRSGELTAILGPSGAGKSTLLNILAGYRCDGTNGSITINGCSRDVREFKKFSCYIMQEDLVQPQLTVFEAMCFAADLKLGKSLSETEKRSIVDEILETLRLNSARDTVTERLSGGERKRLSIALELVNNPPVIFLDEPTTGLDEMSSTQCVDLLRRVAQGGRTVICSVHTPSASIFKKFDQVYVVASGQCVYRGTSDNVVPFLEQIGAYCPKHYNPADFLIEVSSEEYGSEYVERMVNNVESKYPIVPIKKWEKNSSLVKRDVPKILWHEQFFTLFRRRMLQCYRDRNYLYMKMSLHVFLGFIIGGLFLDIGNDGSKTLFNFGFCFTCLIVFLYVPMLPVLLHYPTEVQLVKREYFNRWYNLSPYFCSMSIANIPAQFILSLVYLSMVYVITGQPLELSRCAMFFTTCLLCVFIAESMGLAIASTLSIVNGMFVGPALTVPLMLVAVQGMGSTDPLPIYRTLVMYISYIRYGLEGLIIATYGYNREKLPCPPEEMYCQYKYPRELLRVMGMENTIFWIDFAALIAILIIFRSITYYLLRQRLRPNKTFQALHLVGRLVKSHFSIE, from the exons ATGACACTAAACGAAATGGCTTCGGAAAGCTGGTCGTTCggtaacgaaagaaaaaagccgGAGATCGACATAGAATTTAACGATCTCACCTACACGGTGCCCAACGGAAGAAAAA GTTCAAAGCTCATCTTGAGAGGCGTCAGTGGGCAGTTCAGGTCTGGCGAACTTACAGCTATTCTTGGTCCATCCGGAGCTGGGAAATCGACGCTCCTCAACATACTCGCTGGCTACAG ATGCGACGGAACAAATGGATCGATAACGATAAACGGGTGCTCGCGAGATGTGCGAGAATTCAAAAAGTTTTCCTGCTACATCATGCAGGAGGATTTGGTGCAGCCGCAGCTCACGGTTTTCGAAGCTATGTGCTTTGCTGCCGATCTCAAGCTCGGCAAGAGTCTCAGCGAGACAGAAAAAAGGTCAATC GTAGACGAGATCCTCGAAACACTGAGATTGAACAGCGCCAGAGACACCGTGACGGAACGGTTGTCCGGTGGTGAGAGGAAAAGACTCTCCATAGCTCTCGAATTGGTCAATAATCCACCTGTCATATTTCTCGATGAACCAACCAC TGGTTTGGACGAAATGTCGTCGACCCAATGCGTCGATCTTCTACGAAGAGTAGCTCAAGGCGGTCGAACCGTAATTTGTTCGGTGCACACACCGAGCGCGAGTATATTCAAGAAATTCGATCAGGTTTACGTGGTCGCGTCAGGACAGTGTGTCTACAGAGGTACGAGCGACAACGTTGTTCCCTTTCTCGAGCAGATCGGTGCTTACTGCCCGAAGCATTACAATCCTGCGGATTTCC TGATTGAGGTATCCTCGGAAGAGTATGGAAGCGAGTACGTCGAGAGAATGGTCAATAACGTTGAATCGAAGTACCCCATAGTGCCGatcaaaaaatgggagaaaaattCGTCGCTCGTCAAACGGGACGTGCCCAAAATTTTGTGGCacgaacaatttttcactctttttagAAGACGGATGCTGCAGTGTTACAGAGACAGG AATTATTTATACATGAAAATGTCCTTGCACGTTTTCCTCGGCTTCATAATCGGTGGACTTTTTCTGGACATCGGTAACGACGGTTCGAAGACTCTTTTCAACTTTGGTTTCTGCTTTACCTGCCTCATCGTTTTCCTCTACGTCCCCATGTTACCGGTACTACTTCATT ATCCCACGGAGGTCCAGCTCGTAAAACGAGAGTACTTCAATCGTTGGTACAATCTAAGTCCCTACTTTTGCTCGATGAGCATTGCCAACATTCCTGCACAG TTTATCCTCAGTCTCGTATACTTGAGCATGGTTTATGTCATCACTGGCCAACCGTTAGAGCTATCCCGATGCGCAATGTTTTTCACCACGTGCCTCCTGTGTGTTTTCATTGCTGAGAGCATGGGACTCGCAATCGCCAGTACTCTGAGTATCGTG AATGGCATGTTCGTTGGTCCAGCACTTACAGTTCCTCTCATGCTCGTCGCTGTTCAAGGCATGGGCAGCACAGACCCTTTGCCAATTTATCGAACCCTCGTTATGTACATAAGTTACATCAGATACGGATTGGAGGGTTTGATAATAGCGACTTATGGGTATAACAGAGAAAAATTGCCTTGTCCACCGGAGGAAATGTACTGTCAATATAAATATCCTCGAGAACTTCTTCGAGTCATGG GAAtggaaaacacaattttctgGATAGATTTTGCTGCCCTTATCGCCATTCTCATAATCTTCAGATCAATCACTTATTATTTACTGAGACAACGACTCCGACCGAACAAAACGTTCCAAGCTCTTCATTTGGTTGGCAGGCTGGTGAAAAGTCACTTCAGCATCGAGTGA
- the LOC122407431 gene encoding ribonuclease Oy, with protein sequence MIRAKLFKGLFLLFLIFVVVADGRRGNRRRKYKKAFKSTEFDVLIFTQHWPQTVCYTWKEESPKNECAMPGDEEWSIHGIWPTKYHVIGPLYCNKSMPFNFAALQPIELELEKKWIDVEKGRKAHSFWTHEWEKHGTCAAVLEPLNSELKYFKEGLALLDQYDMKHVLAKAMIMPGQAYNVQKILDGVKKVLGKTAQVQCVNNPKTHEIYLFEIRICFDKKLNLVDCDGIPGYPTNCSHKKDVIYPGQVPTDYNVVMVHG encoded by the exons ATGATCCGCGCCAAACTGTTCAAAGGACTTTTCCTACTTTTCTTGattttcgtcgtcgtcgccgatGG ACGAAGAGGAAATCGTcgcagaaaatataaaaaagcttttaaatcaaCGGAATTCGATGTTCTCATATTTACCCAACATTGGCCACAGACAGTATGCTACACATGGAAAGAAGAATCGCCAAAGAACGAGTGCGCGATGCCCGGCGACGAGGAATGGTCTATTCACGGCATATGGCCAACCAAGTACCATGTAATTGGTCCACTTTACTGCAACAAGAGCATGCCGTTCAACTTCGCAGCACTCCAGCCAATTGAACtcgaattggagaaaaaatggatCGATGTTGAAAAGGGCAGAAAAGCTCACTCATTTTGGACTCACGAATGGGAAAAACATGGCACTTGCGCTGCTGTTTTAGAACCTTTAAACTCAGAGCTCAAATATTTTAAGGAAGGACTTGCGCTTCTCGACCAATACGACATGAAACATGTGCTTGCCAAGGCCATGATTATGCCTGGTCAAGCATACAATGTTCAAAAGATTCTTGACGGTGTCAAAAAAGTTTTGGGAAAAACCGCTCAAGTACAGTGCGTCAACAATCCG aaaactcatgaaatatACTTGTTCGAAATAAGAATATGTTTCGACAAGAAATTGAATCTCGTTGATTGTGATGGAATTCCCGGATATCCGACAAATTGTTCCCACAAAAAGGACGTTATTTATCCTGGCCAAGTGCCAACAGATTACAACGTCGTCATGGTTCATGGATAA